One Alcaligenes ammonioxydans DNA segment encodes these proteins:
- a CDS encoding 5-oxoprolinase subunit C family protein, which translates to MTVHILKPGMLSSLQDRGRYGHQHLGVSPSGAMDERAHRLAHLLAGNTPEQDLASLEMTVQGPSLRFDEPALFVLTGADLDATLDGQPVAALRPTLARAGQTLSLQAAKPGHGARAYLAVHGGFQVEPILGSQSTHMRVGLGGFEGRALKKGDQIALARPLPKDETVLSRLQAELDELRIYLPAALALSPRERLRVILDQADLFTDESLVLFQSQHYRISPASERMGYRLEGQPLRRTSSEELLSAPTCFGTIQVPNDGQPIVLMADRQTTGGYARIAQVASVDLAQIAQRVPGQSLGFEVVTVEQAQALAARQEQAFTRLNESLESLRQALKRCLA; encoded by the coding sequence ATGACGGTACATATCCTCAAGCCGGGCATGCTAAGCAGCCTGCAGGACCGAGGCCGGTATGGACACCAGCATCTGGGCGTATCGCCCAGCGGCGCGATGGACGAGCGTGCTCACCGCCTGGCCCATTTGCTGGCAGGCAATACCCCCGAACAGGATCTGGCCAGTCTGGAAATGACGGTACAAGGCCCCAGCCTGCGCTTTGATGAACCCGCCTTGTTTGTCCTGACGGGCGCAGACCTGGATGCCACCCTGGATGGCCAGCCCGTCGCTGCGCTACGCCCGACGCTGGCGCGCGCCGGACAAACGCTAAGCCTGCAAGCCGCTAAACCCGGCCACGGTGCGCGTGCGTACCTGGCGGTGCATGGCGGATTTCAGGTCGAACCCATACTGGGCAGCCAAAGCACCCATATGCGTGTAGGCCTGGGTGGATTTGAAGGCCGCGCTTTGAAAAAAGGCGACCAGATTGCGCTGGCCCGGCCACTCCCCAAGGACGAAACGGTGCTCAGTCGTCTTCAGGCCGAGCTGGATGAATTGCGCATCTACCTGCCCGCCGCCCTGGCCCTGAGCCCACGGGAGCGCCTGCGCGTCATTCTGGATCAAGCGGATCTGTTTACCGACGAGTCGCTGGTCTTGTTTCAAAGCCAGCACTATCGCATCAGCCCCGCATCAGAACGCATGGGCTACCGTCTGGAAGGTCAGCCCTTACGCCGTACGTCATCTGAAGAACTGCTGTCCGCCCCCACGTGTTTTGGCACCATTCAAGTGCCTAACGATGGACAGCCCATTGTGCTGATGGCCGACCGGCAAACTACAGGCGGCTATGCCCGCATCGCTCAAGTCGCCAGCGTAGACCTGGCCCAGATCGCCCAACGCGTACCCGGTCAGAGCCTGGGTTTCGAAGTGGTGACCGTGGAGCAGGCGCAGGCACTGGCGGCTCGTCAGGAGCAGGCCTTCACGCGCCTCAATGAAAGTCTGGAGTCGTTGCGGCAGGCCCTGAAACGCTGTCTGGCCTAG
- the pxpB gene encoding 5-oxoprolinase subunit PxpB produces MHTSWQLSEQGDRCLRVQFSGELSLDTGLRCTRAARLLREQAPACVRDLVPSFTAVAIHFYPDGSTDQLARLRDYVHHALVDLDAVSDQVAPGALVDIPVCYGGPFGPDLPILAEQLGLSQEHLIELHGSQPQLVFMVGFAPGAPYMGILPEPLNVPRRATPRTVLPKGSVAIANRQTIIYPNESPGGWHLIGRSPVSLFDARRSPAALLAPGDQVRFVPLPHEQFDLWTPA; encoded by the coding sequence ATGCATACCTCCTGGCAACTTAGCGAACAGGGCGACCGCTGTCTGCGCGTGCAGTTCAGCGGCGAGCTATCGTTGGACACGGGCCTGCGCTGTACCCGGGCTGCGCGTCTGCTGCGTGAGCAGGCACCGGCCTGCGTCCGTGATCTGGTCCCCAGCTTTACGGCGGTGGCCATCCACTTCTATCCCGATGGCAGCACGGACCAGCTCGCCCGTTTGCGCGACTATGTCCATCACGCACTGGTCGACCTGGATGCCGTGAGCGATCAGGTCGCCCCCGGCGCATTGGTGGATATTCCTGTTTGCTACGGCGGCCCCTTCGGCCCAGACCTGCCAATCCTTGCCGAGCAGTTGGGGCTGAGCCAGGAACACCTCATTGAGCTGCACGGCAGTCAGCCCCAACTGGTATTTATGGTGGGCTTCGCACCGGGGGCTCCCTATATGGGCATCTTGCCTGAACCGCTGAATGTACCGCGCCGTGCTACGCCGCGCACCGTGCTGCCCAAGGGCTCGGTGGCAATTGCCAACCGGCAGACCATTATTTACCCCAACGAGTCTCCCGGAGGCTGGCATTTGATCGGCCGCTCGCCGGTCAGCTTGTTCGATGCCCGGCGCTCTCCCGCGGCCTTGCTTGCCCCCGGCGACCAGGTGCGCTTTGTGCCATTGCCTCACGAACAATTTGATCTTTGGACTCCCGCATGA
- the phoR gene encoding phosphate regulon sensor histidine kinase PhoR — protein MFSIFTSIVIWALLGSLIAWWLGPLIGLALFCGGLLLLLVISTLQLSRVERWTRNLNDPPPPAVGPWDAILAPIYRQLRRDRQEIQDLNRYVDGIMMAAEALPDGAITLNGDMELQWCNQTACEHIGLNLATDRHHSIFNILREPEFSRYARQPQWDGPLMLHLNKDGRERSLLLQLTPYGLGQFLIVTRDVTQVEMLETTRKDFVANVSHELRTPLTVLLGFLETLQDMPADSLPLEQRQRYEQMMLEQTRHMQSIVSDLLTLSTLESSPTVEGDVVQVSQLIESALKQGEAISGGQHSFVTDIDPRIAIQGMETELSSAVSNLITNAVRYTPKDGTITVRWYLNDNGEACYSVQDTGIGIAAQDIPRLTERFYRVDKGRSRSTGGTGLGLAITKHIIVRHNADLQIQSRLGVGSVFMLRFPKSRVRLQDS, from the coding sequence ATGTTCAGCATATTTACGTCTATTGTTATCTGGGCCCTGTTGGGCAGCCTGATCGCCTGGTGGCTCGGTCCATTGATCGGTCTTGCCCTGTTTTGTGGAGGACTGCTCCTACTGCTGGTCATCAGCACCTTGCAGTTATCCCGCGTTGAACGCTGGACTCGCAACCTGAACGACCCGCCCCCTCCCGCAGTCGGCCCGTGGGATGCCATTCTGGCCCCCATTTACCGCCAGTTGCGCCGCGACCGCCAGGAAATTCAGGACCTGAATCGTTACGTAGACGGCATCATGATGGCAGCCGAGGCGCTGCCCGACGGCGCCATTACCCTGAACGGGGATATGGAACTGCAATGGTGCAACCAAACCGCCTGTGAGCACATCGGCCTGAATCTGGCCACAGACCGTCACCACAGCATCTTCAACATCCTGCGCGAGCCCGAGTTTTCCCGCTACGCCCGCCAACCCCAGTGGGATGGCCCCCTGATGCTGCATCTGAACAAAGATGGGCGGGAGCGCTCTTTGCTATTGCAATTGACGCCTTACGGTTTGGGCCAGTTCCTGATTGTGACTCGCGATGTCACCCAGGTTGAAATGCTTGAGACGACCCGCAAAGACTTTGTGGCCAATGTGTCCCATGAGCTGCGCACCCCCCTGACGGTATTGCTGGGTTTTCTGGAAACGCTGCAGGATATGCCGGCCGACAGCCTGCCTTTGGAACAGCGTCAGCGCTACGAGCAAATGATGCTGGAGCAAACGCGCCACATGCAGTCGATTGTGTCCGACCTGCTGACCTTGTCCACCCTGGAATCTTCCCCCACCGTCGAAGGTGACGTCGTACAGGTCAGCCAGTTGATTGAAAGCGCCTTGAAACAGGGCGAGGCCATTTCGGGCGGGCAGCACAGCTTTGTCACGGACATAGATCCCCGCATTGCCATTCAGGGCATGGAAACCGAGCTGAGCTCGGCCGTCTCCAATTTGATTACCAACGCGGTGCGCTATACCCCCAAGGATGGCACCATCACCGTACGCTGGTATTTGAATGACAATGGGGAAGCCTGCTACAGCGTTCAGGATACCGGTATCGGCATCGCCGCCCAGGATATTCCCCGCCTGACTGAACGTTTCTACCGTGTGGACAAGGGCCGCTCCCGTTCCACAGGCGGCACCGGGCTGGGCCTGGCGATCACCAAACACATTATCGTGCGACATAATGCCGATCTGCAGATTCAAAGCCGTCTGGGCGTAGGCAGCGTGTTTATGTTGCGTTTCCCCAAGAGCCGGGTCCGACTCCAGGACAGCTAG
- the ubiE gene encoding bifunctional demethylmenaquinone methyltransferase/2-methoxy-6-polyprenyl-1,4-benzoquinol methylase UbiE — protein sequence MEKQRPSHPSAQNADTHFGFQTVAESEKAGKVAQVFHSVANNYDIMNDLMSGGLHRIWKAFTIGRAAVRPGMKVLDIAAGTGDLTKTFARQAGADGEVWHTDINSSMLRVGRDRLQDKGIITPVAVCDAEHLPFPDGYFDRVSVAFGLRNMTHKDRALAEMKRVLRPGGKLLVLEFSRVAKPLQAPYDWYSFNVLPRIGKLVAKDEESYRYLAESIRMHPDQETLADMMRDVGLERVQYFNLTAGVAALHEGIRLD from the coding sequence ATGGAAAAACAGCGTCCTTCTCACCCCTCCGCCCAGAATGCCGATACGCACTTCGGCTTTCAAACCGTGGCCGAAAGCGAAAAAGCGGGCAAAGTCGCCCAGGTTTTTCATTCGGTGGCTAACAACTACGACATTATGAACGATCTGATGTCGGGCGGCCTGCACCGTATCTGGAAAGCCTTCACCATTGGACGCGCAGCCGTTCGACCGGGAATGAAGGTGCTGGATATTGCGGCGGGAACAGGGGATCTGACCAAGACCTTTGCGCGTCAGGCCGGTGCCGATGGCGAGGTCTGGCACACGGATATCAACAGTTCCATGCTGCGCGTGGGGCGTGATCGTTTGCAGGACAAGGGCATCATTACCCCGGTTGCGGTTTGCGATGCTGAACATCTGCCTTTTCCCGACGGCTATTTTGACCGCGTCTCGGTAGCCTTCGGTTTGCGCAATATGACCCACAAAGACCGTGCGCTGGCCGAAATGAAACGCGTGCTGCGTCCGGGCGGCAAGTTGCTGGTGCTGGAGTTTTCCCGCGTGGCCAAGCCTTTGCAGGCTCCTTATGACTGGTACTCGTTTAACGTGCTGCCCCGTATCGGCAAGCTGGTGGCCAAGGATGAGGAAAGCTATCGCTATCTGGCCGAATCCATTCGCATGCATCCTGACCAGGAAACGCTGGCGGACATGATGCGGGACGTGGGGCTGGAGCGCGTGCAGTATTTCAATCTGACAGCCGGTGTGGCTGCGTTGCATGAAGGCATTCGTCTGGACTGA
- the ilvA gene encoding threonine ammonia-lyase, biosynthetic gives MSNDYLKRILTSKVYDVAIETPLEPAPQVSARISNTVLLKREDYQPVFSFKLRGAYNKMANLSAAELKRGVLAASAGNHAQGVAMAARKLGCRAVIVMPTTTPQVKIDGVRNLGGEVVLEGESYSDSYQHALELQKSEGLTFVHPFDDPDVIAGQGTVAMEILQQHSGPIEAVFVAIGGGGLAAGVATYIKALRPEIKVIGVQTEDSCAMVRSIKAGRRVNLTDVGLFSDGTAVKQVGSETFRLVRQYVDDFVVVDTDAICAAIKDVFQDSRSVLEPAGALALAGAKRYAAQHKLKNKTLIAVTSGANMNFDRMRMVADRADVGQAREALFALTIPEAKGSFRRLCDALGTRSVTEFNYRMSDPEKAHVFVGMSISSEAEIEKLEERFVKKGFGTLNLTGNELAKTHLRHMVGGVSSQATDEVLLRFEFPERPGALRKFLSSMNQDWNISLFHYRNQGDDYGRILIGIQVPASDKKEFKAFLGNLGYPYWDETGNPAYKLFL, from the coding sequence ATGTCGAACGATTACCTAAAGCGCATTCTGACCTCGAAAGTGTACGATGTAGCCATCGAAACACCACTTGAACCCGCTCCTCAGGTATCGGCACGAATTAGTAACACGGTGCTGCTCAAGCGCGAAGACTATCAGCCTGTTTTTAGCTTCAAGCTGCGCGGTGCCTATAACAAGATGGCCAATTTGTCGGCCGCAGAATTGAAGCGGGGCGTATTGGCCGCGTCGGCAGGCAACCATGCCCAAGGGGTGGCCATGGCAGCGCGCAAGCTCGGCTGCCGTGCCGTCATCGTGATGCCCACCACCACCCCGCAAGTAAAGATTGATGGCGTGCGCAACCTGGGTGGAGAAGTGGTGCTGGAGGGCGAGAGCTATTCCGACTCCTATCAGCATGCTCTGGAGCTGCAAAAAAGCGAAGGTTTGACCTTTGTACACCCGTTCGACGATCCCGATGTGATCGCCGGGCAGGGCACGGTGGCCATGGAAATACTGCAGCAGCATTCAGGCCCGATTGAGGCGGTGTTTGTGGCGATTGGCGGGGGTGGGCTGGCGGCTGGTGTTGCTACCTACATCAAGGCCTTGCGCCCTGAAATCAAGGTCATTGGCGTTCAGACCGAAGATTCTTGTGCCATGGTGCGCAGCATCAAGGCGGGTCGCCGCGTGAACCTGACCGATGTGGGCCTGTTTTCGGATGGTACTGCGGTCAAACAGGTCGGTTCGGAAACGTTCCGTCTGGTGCGTCAGTACGTGGATGATTTTGTCGTCGTGGATACGGACGCGATTTGTGCGGCGATCAAAGATGTATTTCAGGACTCCCGCAGTGTGCTTGAGCCTGCCGGTGCCCTGGCCTTGGCCGGTGCCAAGCGTTACGCAGCCCAGCACAAGCTTAAAAACAAGACCCTGATTGCGGTGACCTCGGGCGCGAACATGAACTTTGACCGCATGCGCATGGTTGCCGACCGCGCCGACGTAGGTCAGGCTCGTGAAGCACTGTTTGCCTTGACGATTCCCGAGGCCAAAGGCAGCTTTCGCCGCCTGTGCGACGCCTTGGGGACCCGTTCGGTCACTGAGTTCAACTACCGCATGTCCGATCCTGAAAAGGCACACGTTTTTGTGGGGATGTCGATTTCTTCGGAAGCAGAAATCGAGAAGCTGGAAGAGCGATTTGTAAAAAAAGGCTTTGGTACCTTGAACCTGACCGGTAACGAACTGGCTAAAACCCATCTGCGACATATGGTGGGTGGTGTATCCAGTCAGGCGACCGACGAGGTCTTGTTGCGTTTCGAGTTTCCGGAGCGCCCCGGCGCGTTGCGTAAATTTCTCTCCAGCATGAATCAGGACTGGAATATCAGTCTGTTTCATTACCGTAACCAGGGTGACGATTACGGTCGTATTTTGATCGGTATCCAGGTTCCTGCTTCGGACAAGAAAGAGTTCAAGGCCTTTTTGGGCAATCTTGGCTACCCGTATTGGGATGAGACCGGCAACCCCGCTTACAAGTTGTTCCTGTAA
- a CDS encoding VOC family protein: MSHTNELRPFHLAFPVHDLAVARQFYGQTLGCPEGRSSDQWIDFNFYGHQIVAHLAPSECGSNATSAVDAHNVPVRHFGVVLDMATWQALADKLVAAGTQFVIEPYIRFKGEPGEQATMFFMDPSGNALEFKAFNNLDSLFAK; the protein is encoded by the coding sequence ATGTCCCATACCAACGAGCTGCGCCCTTTCCACCTGGCTTTTCCGGTCCATGACCTGGCCGTTGCACGCCAGTTCTACGGACAGACCCTGGGCTGTCCCGAAGGCCGGTCCTCTGACCAGTGGATCGACTTCAATTTCTACGGCCACCAGATCGTGGCACACCTGGCCCCGTCGGAATGTGGCAGCAACGCCACCAGCGCGGTGGACGCTCATAATGTGCCCGTTCGACACTTTGGCGTCGTCCTGGACATGGCCACCTGGCAGGCCCTGGCAGACAAACTGGTCGCCGCCGGCACCCAGTTTGTCATCGAACCGTATATCCGCTTTAAAGGTGAACCCGGTGAACAGGCCACCATGTTCTTCATGGACCCATCGGGCAATGCCCTTGAGTTCAAAGCCTTCAACAATCTGGATTCGCTTTTCGCCAAATAA
- a CDS encoding Tim44 domain-containing protein, giving the protein MSGRLSRYFMAAVLAFSTGALLTVSYDAEARRMGGGSSFGRQSSNITSNRSAATPPAAANNTTRSAAPAAGAAAAGTAAAGTAAKSGMSRFLGPIAGIAAGLGIAALLSSMGLGGAFLEMMSSLLLIGLVIFAVLFIVRRLRGSAARPAMQQAGGQSMMRNAEPARSPWQQPQAAPAPAPAAAPAVQPAAAAAMPAPPVDESWFIPGDFDTPTFLANAKTQFVEIQKLWDKGDVEQLRTFLTDDLLKEAAPQIAQRQGENVTEVVLLNAELLGIEKVADGHLASVRYSGMLREEAGAEAFRFEEVWNLFKADGAGWLLAGIQQIPVDPNA; this is encoded by the coding sequence ATGTCTGGACGGCTTTCTCGTTACTTCATGGCCGCTGTGCTGGCTTTTAGCACCGGCGCTTTGCTGACCGTTTCCTACGATGCGGAAGCACGTCGTATGGGTGGTGGCTCCAGTTTTGGCCGCCAGTCTTCCAATATCACCAGTAATCGCTCGGCTGCGACGCCGCCAGCCGCGGCCAATAACACGACTCGCTCGGCGGCTCCTGCTGCTGGCGCTGCTGCTGCCGGTACGGCCGCTGCGGGTACGGCTGCCAAGTCGGGTATGTCCCGCTTCCTGGGCCCGATCGCCGGCATTGCCGCCGGCCTGGGTATTGCCGCCTTGCTCTCCAGCATGGGCTTGGGTGGTGCGTTCCTGGAAATGATGTCCAGCCTCTTGCTGATTGGCCTGGTTATTTTCGCTGTGCTGTTTATCGTGCGCCGTTTGCGTGGTTCGGCGGCTCGTCCTGCCATGCAGCAAGCCGGTGGTCAGTCCATGATGCGTAATGCCGAGCCTGCTCGCAGCCCCTGGCAACAGCCCCAGGCTGCGCCGGCACCGGCTCCTGCCGCTGCCCCTGCTGTACAGCCGGCCGCTGCTGCCGCTATGCCCGCACCTCCGGTCGATGAGAGCTGGTTTATCCCTGGTGACTTTGATACGCCGACGTTCCTGGCCAATGCCAAGACCCAGTTTGTGGAAATCCAGAAGCTGTGGGACAAGGGCGATGTCGAACAGCTGCGTACATTCTTGACCGATGATCTGCTCAAGGAAGCTGCCCCTCAGATCGCCCAGCGTCAGGGTGAGAACGTGACTGAGGTGGTCCTGCTCAATGCGGAGCTGCTGGGCATTGAAAAAGTGGCCGATGGTCACCTGGCCAGTGTTCGTTACTCCGGCATGTTGCGTGAAGAGGCGGGTGCCGAGGCCTTCCGCTTCGAGGAAGTCTGGAATCTGTTTAAAGCTGACGGCGCCGGCTGGCTGCTGGCAGGCATTCAGCAGATCCCGGTTGACCCCAACGCTTGA
- a CDS encoding YqaA family protein, producing the protein MQAWTSDLIAWLLNTLSLPEVGLSAIFIVSLVSATLLPLGSEPAVFAYINLAPDMFWPAVLVATVGNTAGGAISYATGLAAEKAYEAWREKHPQSTDEDETKPRNKAAGRWHELGQRWLIRMGPPALLLSWLPVVGDPLCAVAGWLRLPFWPSVFYMAVGKLGRYITMTAGLLWIFPKLGW; encoded by the coding sequence ATGCAAGCCTGGACTTCTGATCTCATTGCTTGGCTCTTGAACACCTTGTCTTTACCGGAAGTGGGCCTCAGTGCCATTTTCATCGTCAGTCTGGTCTCGGCGACCCTGCTTCCCCTGGGTTCCGAACCGGCTGTCTTCGCGTATATCAATCTGGCTCCCGATATGTTCTGGCCCGCGGTGCTGGTGGCAACAGTCGGCAATACGGCGGGTGGCGCCATCAGCTATGCCACGGGCCTGGCGGCCGAAAAAGCCTATGAGGCCTGGCGCGAGAAACATCCCCAAAGCACGGATGAGGACGAGACCAAGCCCAGAAACAAGGCCGCTGGCCGCTGGCATGAGCTGGGGCAGCGCTGGCTGATCCGCATGGGCCCGCCCGCCCTGCTGTTGTCCTGGCTACCCGTCGTGGGCGATCCCTTGTGCGCGGTAGCCGGCTGGCTGCGTCTGCCTTTTTGGCCCAGCGTGTTTTACATGGCGGTGGGCAAACTGGGGCGCTATATCACCATGACTGCCGGTTTGCTGTGGATTTTCCCCAAGCTGGGTTGGTAA
- the phoB gene encoding phosphate regulon transcriptional regulator PhoB has translation MSTSILVVEDEPAIQELISVNLSFAGHKVLRAFDAEQAQILIRAELPDLILVDWMLPGSSGINLARKLRSDERTRHIPVIMLTAKGSEQDKVDGLEAGADDYITKPFSPKELIARIKAVLRRRAPQLTDDVISIGNLQLDPSTHRLSSQGMALTIGPTEFRLLHFFMTHTERVFTRSQLLDQVWGDHVFVEERTVDVHIRRLRKALEPSGHDKHIETIRGSGYRFALSPLEKAPTA, from the coding sequence ATGAGTACAAGCATATTAGTCGTGGAAGATGAGCCTGCGATCCAGGAGCTGATCTCTGTCAACCTGTCTTTTGCCGGCCATAAAGTGCTGCGCGCCTTTGATGCTGAGCAAGCCCAGATCCTCATCCGTGCCGAGCTGCCAGACTTGATCCTGGTGGACTGGATGTTGCCCGGCTCTTCGGGCATCAATCTGGCCCGCAAATTGCGTTCGGACGAACGCACGCGACACATTCCCGTCATCATGCTGACCGCCAAAGGCTCGGAGCAGGACAAGGTGGACGGCCTGGAGGCCGGTGCAGACGATTACATCACCAAGCCCTTCTCGCCCAAAGAGCTGATTGCCCGCATCAAGGCCGTGTTGCGCCGCCGCGCGCCTCAGTTGACCGACGATGTGATCTCCATTGGCAACCTGCAGTTGGACCCCAGCACACACCGCCTGTCCAGCCAAGGCATGGCCCTGACCATCGGACCGACTGAGTTTCGCCTGCTGCACTTTTTCATGACGCACACCGAGCGCGTTTTCACCCGCTCCCAGTTGCTGGATCAGGTGTGGGGCGACCATGTGTTTGTTGAGGAACGCACGGTAGACGTGCATATCCGCCGCCTGCGCAAGGCGCTCGAACCGAGCGGACACGACAAACATATTGAAACGATCCGTGGCTCAGGCTATCGTTTTGCCCTTTCCCCACTGGAAAAGGCGCCGACCGCCTGA